The Clostridium beijerinckii genomic sequence TTATGGATAAGCCTTATAAAACTGATTTCGAAAATTTTATAGAAATTATGTGAGGAGAAAAATATGTTTAAAATAAAAAGTGAAGTACAATTTGATATGGCACATTATTTAAGTGGGTATGAAGGAAAATGTTCTAACATCCATGGCCATAGATATAAATTAATTGCAAAACTAAAATCTGAAAAGTTACATCAAGATGGTCAGCTTAGGGGAATGGTAGATGATTTCGGAAATTTTAAAAACATATTAAAAGAGATTGCAGAAACTTTTGACCATAAATTAATTATTGAAAATAATGAAGATGGGAAAGCTTTGGTTAAGAATTTGGAAGAACTACAAAATAATTTCAACATTTATTTAGTTGACTATAGACCTACAGCAGAAGAAATGTCTAGAGATATTTTTAATAGATTAAAAGCTAAAGGATTGTCAGTGTGTGAAGTAGAATTATTTGAAACTCCTAATAATAGCTGCATTTATACAGAGGACTAATGGAGGGAAATTATGTTTAATATAATTGAAAAATTTTTATCAATAGATGGGGAAGGTCCTACTTCTGGTGAACTTGCAACATTTATAAGATTTCAAGGTTGTAACTTAAGATGTTCTTGGTGCGATACGACTTATTCATGGGATAAAGAAAATACTTCAGAAGTTCTAACTGCAGAAGAAATTTACAAGTATATAAAAGAAAATAAAGTTACTAATGTTACTTTAACAGGTGGAGAGCCACTTATTCAAAAAAATATATATGAATTACTAGAACTTTTGAACTCGGATGATAACTTAAAAGTTCATATAGAAACAAATGGTGCTGTTAACATAGGACCTTTTAAAAATAAATTTATAAATAATATCAGCTATATTGTAGACTTTAAACTTC encodes the following:
- a CDS encoding 6-pyruvoyl trahydropterin synthase family protein, coding for MFKIKSEVQFDMAHYLSGYEGKCSNIHGHRYKLIAKLKSEKLHQDGQLRGMVDDFGNFKNILKEIAETFDHKLIIENNEDGKALVKNLEELQNNFNIYLVDYRPTAEEMSRDIFNRLKAKGLSVCEVELFETPNNSCIYTED
- the queE gene encoding putative 7-carboxy-7-deazaguanine synthase QueE, which gives rise to MFNIIEKFLSIDGEGPTSGELATFIRFQGCNLRCSWCDTTYSWDKENTSEVLTAEEIYKYIKENKVTNVTLTGGEPLIQKNIYELLELLNSDDNLKVHIETNGAVNIGPFKNKFINNISYIVDFKLPSSNMMDRMDFNNLSIVESNDVYKFVIGSKEDLQIAYEIICKHNLTSKCFVYLSPVSGNIEMQEIVEFMKDKNLNKVRLQVQLHKIIWDKNARGV